From one Planktothrix agardhii NIES-204 genomic stretch:
- the accD gene encoding acetyl-CoA carboxylase beta subunit yields the protein MSLFDWFANRRKLLPNTPEPQEREIADGLWVKCEKCNALTYAKDLQANNKVCLECGHHFMVNSDERIGQLIDPNTWMALDAEMYAVDPLKFRDRKSYSDRLRETREKTGLSDAVQTGIGLLEGEPVALGVMDFRFMGGSMGSVVGEKLTRLIEHGTNEGYPVVIICASGGARMQEGMLSLMQMAKISAALHRHRKSRLLYIPVLTHPTTGGVTASFAMLGDMILAEPKATIGFAGRRVIEQTLREKLPDDFQTSEYLLNYGFVDAIVPRTQLKKTLAQLIRLHRLPQTSGPLSHTAEVIPLTSGDTPIDLSQGVSASKSV from the coding sequence ATGTCTCTATTTGATTGGTTCGCAAATCGGCGTAAATTATTACCCAACACTCCCGAACCGCAGGAACGAGAAATTGCTGATGGGCTATGGGTTAAGTGCGAAAAGTGCAATGCTTTAACTTATGCCAAAGACCTACAAGCCAATAATAAGGTTTGTTTGGAATGCGGTCATCATTTCATGGTCAATAGCGACGAGCGAATTGGGCAATTGATTGATCCTAATACCTGGATGGCTTTAGATGCCGAAATGTATGCGGTTGATCCCCTGAAATTTCGCGATCGCAAATCCTATAGTGATCGACTCCGAGAAACCCGGGAAAAAACCGGATTATCCGATGCGGTACAAACCGGAATCGGCTTACTCGAAGGTGAACCCGTGGCCCTGGGAGTCATGGACTTCCGGTTTATGGGCGGTAGCATGGGTTCAGTGGTCGGGGAAAAACTCACCCGCCTGATTGAACATGGCACTAATGAAGGCTATCCCGTGGTGATTATTTGTGCCTCCGGGGGCGCGAGGATGCAGGAGGGAATGTTAAGTCTGATGCAGATGGCGAAAATCTCCGCCGCCTTGCATCGCCACCGCAAATCCCGACTGCTGTATATTCCCGTCCTCACCCATCCCACCACCGGAGGGGTGACGGCCAGTTTTGCCATGTTAGGGGATATGATTTTAGCCGAGCCAAAAGCGACTATTGGTTTTGCTGGAAGACGGGTAATTGAACAAACCCTGAGAGAGAAGTTACCCGATGATTTCCAAACCTCAGAATACCTATTGAATTATGGGTTTGTGGATGCCATTGTTCCCCGTACCCAACTCAAAAAAACCCTAGCCCAATTGATTCGCCTCCATCGTCTTCCCCAAACCTCCGGGCCCTTATCCCATACTGCTGAAGTTATCCCCCTAACTTCGGGTGATACACCCATAGATTTATCTCAGGGTGTCTCAGCGTCTAAGTCAGTCTAG
- a CDS encoding putative transposase codes for MFHRMVKNRKLSRAISDLGWRSFRTFLEAKSEKYGRDFRIIDRWEPTSKTCSCCGFKIGKLDLSVRDWICLNCGESHDRDVNAAINIKVAGGLSETLNGRGEKVRLSQESASRRSVNPPAFQQLSIFDLLK; via the coding sequence ATGTTTCACCGAATGGTTAAAAACCGGAAATTATCAAGAGCTATCTCTGATTTAGGGTGGAGAAGTTTTAGAACTTTCCTAGAAGCTAAATCAGAAAAGTATGGTAGAGATTTCCGAATCATAGACCGATGGGAACCTACATCTAAGACTTGCTCTTGTTGTGGATTCAAAATTGGTAAATTAGATTTGTCTGTGAGAGATTGGATTTGTTTAAATTGTGGCGAATCTCATGATCGAGATGTTAATGCTGCAATTAATATTAAAGTCGCCGGAGGGCTTTCGGAGACTTTAAACGGACGTGGAGAGAAGGTCAGACTTTCCCAGGAAAGCGCATCTCGGCGAAGCGTCAACCCACCAGCATTTCAACAGTTATCAATATTTGATTTGTTGAAATAG
- a CDS encoding L-aspartate oxidase, with translation MTLINLSLPSEFPLTFDVLVVGTGAAGLYTALCLPKHLSVGVVSKDVLPLSASDWAQGGIAAAISTDDSPSLHLEDTLKAGAGLCERSAVEFLVNHAPECIHRLVELGVAFDRHQSQLALTLEAAHSRHRVLHAADTTGRAVITTLTERVLERPNIKIISPAFALDLWMDASGQRCQGVSLIHNSHIYWVKAKAVVLATGGGGQVFAHTTNPAVSTGDGVAMAWRAGALLRDLEFFQFHPTALTQPGAPRFLISEAVRGEGAHLIDSQGHRFVFDYDERGELAPRDIVSRAIFSHLQKLRQIPGANSERVWLDLRSIPTEKIQHRFPNIIQVCQQWGVDILHEPIPVTPAAHYWMGGIVTNTQSQTSIPGLYAVGETASTGVHGANRLASNSLLECLVFGAQMALIENLNFAETESGPGGSAPVSKSVSPASQWEEQYATIKTIRSQLPDVLWRSAGICRQSNHLQEGLIQVKAWSEEFLALPISQFLSTLHPNSLAELETQEIAHSDLKQWGETHNLLSIGELILKSAAFRLESRGGHYRQEYPQSYPSWKVHTLIQANKIWKSSPVLD, from the coding sequence ATGACCCTAATTAATCTTTCCCTCCCGTCCGAGTTTCCTTTAACCTTTGATGTATTGGTAGTGGGAACCGGGGCAGCCGGATTATATACCGCCCTTTGTTTACCCAAACATTTGAGTGTTGGCGTAGTCAGTAAAGATGTTTTACCCCTGTCCGCTAGTGATTGGGCCCAAGGAGGCATCGCAGCAGCGATTTCAACCGATGACTCTCCCAGTCTGCATTTAGAAGATACCTTAAAAGCTGGGGCGGGTTTATGTGAACGGTCGGCGGTGGAGTTTCTGGTTAATCACGCCCCCGAATGTATTCACCGTTTAGTCGAATTAGGAGTGGCTTTTGACCGTCATCAAAGCCAGTTAGCTTTGACATTAGAAGCTGCCCACTCCCGTCACCGCGTCCTACACGCCGCCGATACAACCGGACGTGCAGTGATCACAACCTTAACAGAACGAGTTTTAGAAAGACCGAATATTAAAATTATTTCCCCTGCCTTTGCCCTGGATTTATGGATGGATGCCTCGGGTCAACGGTGTCAGGGAGTTAGCTTAATTCATAATAGCCATATTTATTGGGTGAAAGCCAAGGCCGTTGTCTTAGCAACGGGGGGAGGAGGTCAAGTCTTTGCTCATACCACTAACCCCGCCGTTAGTACGGGGGACGGGGTGGCGATGGCTTGGAGAGCGGGAGCATTACTCCGAGATTTAGAGTTTTTCCAATTTCACCCCACGGCCCTAACCCAACCCGGGGCTCCTCGATTTTTAATTAGTGAGGCGGTACGGGGGGAAGGAGCCCACCTGATTGATTCCCAGGGTCACAGATTTGTTTTTGATTATGACGAGCGGGGAGAATTAGCCCCCAGAGATATTGTGAGTCGGGCGATTTTTAGCCATTTACAAAAATTACGGCAAATCCCAGGAGCCAATAGTGAACGGGTTTGGTTAGATTTACGGTCAATTCCAACTGAGAAAATCCAGCATCGGTTTCCGAATATTATTCAGGTCTGTCAACAATGGGGGGTTGATATTCTCCATGAACCCATTCCTGTCACTCCCGCCGCCCATTATTGGATGGGGGGTATTGTTACCAATACTCAAAGTCAAACCTCTATCCCTGGACTTTATGCCGTAGGTGAAACTGCGAGTACGGGAGTTCACGGGGCGAACCGTTTAGCGAGTAATTCTTTGCTAGAATGTTTAGTATTCGGTGCTCAAATGGCATTAATTGAAAATCTCAATTTTGCTGAAACTGAATCTGGCCCGGGGGGGTCTGCTCCCGTATCCAAATCGGTATCACCAGCCTCCCAATGGGAAGAACAATATGCTACCATTAAAACAATTAGATCACAGTTACCCGATGTTCTCTGGCGTAGTGCAGGGATCTGTCGCCAGTCCAATCATTTGCAGGAGGGATTAATCCAGGTGAAAGCATGGTCTGAAGAATTTTTAGCCTTACCCATCAGCCAATTTTTATCGACTCTACATCCAAATTCTTTGGCTGAACTGGAAACACAAGAAATCGCCCACAGCGACCTAAAACAGTGGGGGGAAACCCATAACTTACTGAGTATTGGTGAGTTGATTCTGAAGAGTGCAGCGTTCCGTCTCGAAAGTCGTGGAGGTCATTATCGACAGGAATACCCGCAATCATACCCAAGCTGGAAAGTACATACCTTAATTCAAGCAAACAAAATCTGGAAATCTTCGCCTGTCTTAGATTAG
- a CDS encoding DNA adenine methylase — MNAKKNPLVKPFLKWAGGKRQLLPEILKYLPKNIGKTTYFEPFLGGGALLFELQPKQAIVNDSNRELINCYRVIKDNVEELIEVLKVHKAKNSKEYFDYLRERDRLKQYNKFSDIQKAARIIYLNKTCYNGLFRVNSKGQFNVPFGSYKNPNILDEAVLRGVNDYLNQKSVTFLNRDFAEAVKDAKKGDFVYFDPPYDPVSNTASFTGYDINGFNQNEQRRLKQVVDELTEKGCNVMLSNSATDFILDLYKDHKYTIETVSATRSINSNALKRGKINEVLVLNYVPKL; from the coding sequence GTGAATGCAAAAAAAAATCCTCTGGTTAAACCATTTTTAAAATGGGCAGGAGGGAAACGGCAATTATTACCTGAAATTCTCAAATATCTTCCTAAAAATATTGGTAAAACTACATATTTTGAACCCTTTTTGGGGGGAGGCGCACTTTTATTTGAGTTGCAGCCGAAACAAGCAATTGTTAATGATAGTAACAGGGAATTAATTAATTGTTATCGAGTGATTAAAGATAATGTTGAAGAACTCATTGAGGTTTTAAAAGTTCACAAAGCGAAAAATTCCAAAGAATACTTTGATTATCTTCGTGAAAGAGATCGTTTAAAACAGTATAATAAATTTTCTGATATTCAAAAAGCTGCTAGAATTATTTATTTAAACAAAACTTGTTACAATGGATTATTTAGAGTTAATTCTAAAGGACAGTTTAATGTTCCCTTTGGTAGTTATAAAAATCCCAATATATTAGACGAAGCTGTATTAAGAGGAGTTAATGATTATTTAAACCAAAAATCAGTAACTTTTTTAAATCGTGATTTTGCTGAAGCTGTTAAAGATGCGAAAAAAGGCGATTTTGTCTATTTTGATCCTCCTTATGATCCCGTTTCTAATACCGCTTCTTTTACCGGATATGATATTAATGGCTTTAATCAAAATGAACAAAGACGTTTAAAACAAGTGGTTGATGAATTAACCGAAAAAGGATGTAATGTGATGTTAAGCAATTCAGCAACAGATTTTATTTTAGATTTGTATAAAGATCATAAATATACAATAGAAACTGTTTCTGCAACCCGCAGTATTAATTCTAATGCTCTTAAACGAGGTAAAATTAATGAGGTTTTAGTTTTAAATTATGTTCCCAAACTTTAA
- the psbV1 gene encoding cytochrome c550 has protein sequence MLKRYFWLAIATVFFTFQLFVTNANALDLTKELRTLPLNDQGQTVVLSEKELKKGKKLFNKACASCHALGMTKTNPDINLSPPTLAGASPSRDNIVALIDFIKNPTTYDGLEEISETHPSTKSSDIFVAMRNLTEDDLYNLAGYLLLEPKVRPEQWGGGKYLR, from the coding sequence ATGCTAAAAAGATACTTTTGGCTGGCAATAGCCACTGTATTTTTCACCTTTCAACTGTTTGTCACTAATGCCAATGCATTAGACCTGACCAAAGAACTTCGGACTTTACCCCTAAATGACCAGGGCCAAACCGTTGTTCTGAGTGAAAAAGAACTGAAAAAGGGCAAAAAATTATTTAATAAGGCTTGCGCCTCCTGTCACGCTTTAGGGATGACCAAAACCAACCCTGATATTAACCTCAGTCCTCCAACCTTGGCAGGAGCATCCCCCTCCCGCGATAATATTGTCGCCCTGATCGACTTTATCAAAAATCCCACTACCTATGATGGGTTAGAAGAAATTTCCGAAACCCACCCCAGCACCAAGAGTTCAGATATTTTCGTCGCCATGCGAAATCTGACAGAAGATGATTTATATAATCTGGCTGGATATCTATTATTAGAACCCAAAGTTCGTCCTGAACAATGGGGTGGTGGTAAATACCTGCGCTAA
- a CDS encoding tryptophan-rich Ignore, translating to MAKKQKFPYLLGSKWTSHQKTWGWRHFQVANRKNQGKWVFAEMVASCDPQVRFWLNAQQLQDRALWQPGWQSTQELEDLESL from the coding sequence ATGGCAAAAAAGCAAAAATTCCCCTATCTATTAGGTTCTAAATGGACATCCCATCAAAAAACCTGGGGCTGGAGGCATTTCCAAGTCGCAAACCGCAAAAATCAGGGCAAATGGGTATTTGCCGAAATGGTTGCATCCTGTGACCCCCAGGTGAGATTTTGGTTAAATGCTCAACAACTTCAAGACCGGGCTTTATGGCAACCCGGATGGCAGTCTACCCAGGAATTAGAAGACCTTGAATCACTTTAA
- a CDS encoding plastocyanin: MNQMVSVSKRVALVLSVAFLMISTFVFGVGQASAETFTVKMGADSGMLKFDPSKVEVKSGDVVKFVNNKLPPHNAVFDKAKSPDAAVAVKLSHKALLQKPGESFEVAFTDDMPAGVYSYYCEPHRGAGMNAEIVLKK; this comes from the coding sequence ATGAATCAGATGGTTTCAGTGTCCAAGCGGGTCGCCTTAGTTTTGTCTGTGGCCTTTTTAATGATTAGCACCTTTGTATTTGGTGTGGGTCAAGCCTCCGCAGAAACCTTTACTGTTAAAATGGGTGCTGATTCGGGGATGTTAAAATTTGATCCGAGCAAAGTAGAAGTCAAATCGGGTGATGTGGTTAAATTTGTTAACAACAAACTCCCTCCCCATAATGCAGTTTTTGATAAAGCTAAATCTCCTGATGCGGCTGTTGCGGTGAAACTTTCCCATAAAGCATTACTTCAAAAACCCGGTGAGTCCTTTGAAGTTGCCTTCACCGATGATATGCCTGCTGGTGTCTATTCCTACTATTGTGAACCCCACCGTGGCGCGGGTATGAACGCTGAAATTGTTCTGAAAAAATAA
- a CDS encoding photosystem II complex extrinsic protein precursor U codes for MKRLSRLLALLVLIVGCFAWTEDQNVLAANLNVMQYGIVAPLLATEAPRKNRVDEKMATVRNKLDLNNSDLRDFRQYKGMFPKLGSVIIKNAPYNSVEDVLKISGLTEKQKEILQQNLGNFTVTPPESVFIEGDQRLNVGAYD; via the coding sequence ATGAAACGATTAAGTCGCCTGTTGGCTTTGTTAGTTTTGATAGTCGGTTGCTTCGCATGGACTGAAGATCAAAATGTTTTAGCTGCAAACCTCAATGTGATGCAGTATGGGATTGTTGCTCCGCTCTTAGCAACGGAAGCCCCTCGGAAAAATCGGGTTGACGAGAAAATGGCCACCGTTCGCAATAAATTGGACTTAAATAATAGCGATCTGCGAGATTTTCGTCAATATAAAGGAATGTTTCCGAAATTAGGGTCAGTGATCATTAAGAATGCTCCCTATAATTCCGTAGAAGATGTATTGAAAATTTCTGGTTTGACAGAAAAACAAAAAGAAATTCTGCAACAGAATTTAGGTAACTTTACCGTAACGCCTCCAGAATCTGTATTTATCGAAGGCGACCAACGGTTAAATGTTGGAGCTTACGACTAA
- a CDS encoding transglutaminase-like domain protein produces the protein MTNSIPLISQLWRRIEAIPKPIPEDSLWLRILVQLLVIAGIIATDVAIEEPLNLWAIPVSIVGATWSWFRRYHRNVPVKFCIAIGMLIALAAFFGRLFGEMNDTRLALARLLIELQVLHSFDLPRRKDLGYSMVIGLILMGVAGTLSQTLAFGPVVLVFLALALPTLILDYRSRLGLGEIQFNSKKTPQQPGSGINFKSLGIIFLVVVALGLTIFTVLPRFPSYQLRTFPVSSPIDMPPGQFNGQRILNPGYVSSGNNNNNNSGAGGTGLNQETGAGTLNDTFYYGFNTKINQNLRGNLKPQEVLRVRSQARGFWRVVAFDRYTGEGWEISRNNRAITLRRPRWSYQFNLFPPITNAKTQEVIQSYTVLQQLPSLIPAMNKPNELYFPTEEIAIDPDGNLRSPLELREGMTYTVVSQVPLRDRVQLQAASKNYPPNIKKYYLQVPDQIKEQVRKKTEEILASVHQVAQNKKPLDSNYEKALYLAQYLKQNPNYKLQEEPPFLRENEDLVEAFLFGYQDSPPGEKITGGYPDHFSTVLTMMLRSIGIPARLVAGFNPGEFNPFTGLYVVKNTDAFAMTEVYFPEYGWFGFNPIPGMDLIPPSVEEDQTFSALKAFWNWVAGWLPSPLANGLQAILGRLILGIFQVISWFFNLFTQGWLGIFSGLIITTVMAFFGWLSWDIWRGWRYRRWLAKLPPEESLYQQLLQVLASKGYPKSPTQTPLEYVSWLDQYHSISEFEVIDEISQAYMGWRYGGKSVNLKQMRQLLINLKSSHWKRLKQRKWI, from the coding sequence ATGACAAATTCAATCCCTTTGATTAGTCAATTATGGCGACGGATTGAAGCCATACCAAAGCCAATTCCTGAAGATTCCCTTTGGCTGCGGATATTGGTGCAGTTATTAGTGATTGCCGGGATTATTGCCACGGACGTCGCTATTGAAGAACCCCTGAATTTATGGGCAATTCCGGTTAGCATTGTCGGAGCAACTTGGAGTTGGTTTCGTCGTTACCATCGCAATGTGCCTGTTAAATTTTGTATTGCTATTGGGATGTTAATTGCCCTGGCTGCATTTTTTGGGCGACTGTTTGGCGAAATGAATGATACGCGGTTAGCCTTAGCGAGATTATTAATAGAATTACAGGTTTTACACAGTTTTGATTTACCCCGGCGTAAGGATTTAGGCTATTCGATGGTGATTGGATTAATTTTAATGGGAGTAGCGGGAACTCTCAGTCAAACCTTGGCTTTTGGGCCTGTGGTGTTAGTATTTTTGGCTTTAGCTTTACCAACATTAATTTTAGATTATCGCTCTCGTTTAGGGCTGGGGGAGATTCAATTTAACTCTAAAAAAACACCCCAGCAACCCGGAAGTGGAATAAATTTTAAATCTTTAGGAATTATTTTTTTAGTAGTTGTTGCTTTGGGATTAACTATTTTTACCGTTCTTCCTCGGTTTCCTAGCTATCAGTTAAGAACTTTTCCGGTCAGTTCTCCAATTGATATGCCCCCCGGACAATTTAATGGACAACGCATTCTCAATCCGGGTTATGTGTCTTCGGGAAATAATAATAATAATAATTCGGGTGCAGGTGGCACCGGATTAAATCAGGAAACAGGGGCAGGAACTCTTAATGATACCTTCTATTATGGATTCAATACCAAAATTAATCAGAATTTACGCGGCAATTTAAAGCCACAAGAAGTATTAAGGGTGCGATCGCAAGCCCGGGGATTTTGGCGGGTTGTAGCTTTTGATCGTTATACTGGAGAGGGATGGGAAATTTCTCGAAATAATAGAGCGATCACTTTAAGACGTCCCCGTTGGTCATATCAATTCAATCTATTTCCGCCAATCACTAATGCCAAGACTCAAGAAGTGATTCAAAGTTATACCGTACTTCAACAACTTCCTAGTTTAATTCCGGCGATGAATAAACCGAATGAACTCTATTTCCCGACGGAGGAAATTGCGATTGATCCCGATGGCAATTTGCGATCGCCTTTAGAATTACGAGAGGGCATGACCTATACAGTGGTTTCTCAAGTTCCCCTGCGCGACAGGGTACAATTACAAGCCGCTTCTAAAAACTATCCTCCAAATATCAAAAAATACTATTTACAAGTTCCAGATCAAATTAAAGAGCAAGTCAGGAAAAAGACGGAAGAAATTCTAGCCAGTGTGCATCAAGTCGCCCAAAACAAAAAACCCTTAGATTCCAATTATGAAAAAGCCTTATATTTAGCCCAGTATCTCAAACAAAACCCTAACTATAAATTACAGGAAGAACCGCCGTTTTTAAGGGAAAATGAAGATCTAGTAGAAGCGTTTCTTTTTGGTTATCAAGATAGTCCCCCCGGAGAAAAAATTACCGGGGGCTACCCCGATCATTTTTCCACGGTTTTAACCATGATGTTACGTTCAATTGGGATTCCGGCGCGTCTGGTAGCGGGGTTTAACCCAGGAGAATTTAATCCGTTTACGGGATTATATGTGGTTAAAAATACCGATGCTTTTGCGATGACGGAGGTATATTTCCCCGAATATGGTTGGTTTGGTTTTAACCCTATTCCTGGGATGGATTTAATTCCGCCTTCGGTGGAAGAAGATCAAACCTTTAGTGCCTTAAAAGCCTTTTGGAATTGGGTGGCTGGTTGGCTACCTTCTCCATTGGCGAATGGATTACAAGCGATTTTAGGCCGTTTAATTTTAGGAATATTCCAAGTAATTAGCTGGTTTTTTAATCTGTTTACTCAAGGATGGTTAGGAATTTTTAGCGGATTAATTATCACAACAGTTATGGCATTTTTCGGCTGGTTAAGTTGGGATATTTGGCGAGGTTGGCGCTATCGTCGCTGGTTAGCTAAATTACCCCCAGAAGAAAGTCTATATCAACAACTTTTACAGGTTTTAGCTAGTAAAGGATATCCCAAATCTCCCACCCAAACCCCTTTAGAATATGTGTCTTGGTTAGATCAATATCATTCAATTTCAGAATTTGAAGTGATTGATGAAATCTCTCAGGCCTATATGGGTTGGCGCTATGGCGGAAAGTCGGTTAACCTCAAACAAATGCGACAATTATTAATTAATTTAAAATCCTCCCATTGGAAACGCTTAAAACAGCGAAAATGGATTTAA
- the pilD gene encoding prepilin peptidase, protein MNIILSLPAYLIVFALGASIGSFLNVVIYRIPAGLSILHPPSRCPHCLTRLSPSENIPVFGWLWLQGRCKHCHAPISSRYPIVEATTGLLFLVIFFSFPTLPQILGYWVLFSWLIALSLIDLDTYTLPNVLTQSGLVLGLGFQLSQSPSPSYGLMMGIIGAVLGLWLFDIISFVGTLVMGQTAMGAGDSKLAAMMGAWLGWKYLLVGGFIACLFGAVVGGGAIALGLISRRNPIPFGPFLAVGAAITALWGHQILSTYLGLFFPLVN, encoded by the coding sequence ATGAATATTATACTGAGTTTACCTGCCTATTTAATTGTGTTTGCCCTGGGAGCATCAATAGGCAGTTTTCTCAACGTCGTGATTTATCGAATTCCGGCGGGTTTATCCATACTACACCCCCCCTCTCGCTGTCCCCACTGTTTAACCCGGTTGAGTCCCTCAGAAAATATTCCCGTCTTTGGTTGGCTGTGGCTACAGGGACGTTGTAAACATTGCCATGCACCAATTTCCAGCCGCTATCCCATAGTAGAAGCGACTACAGGACTATTATTTTTAGTCATATTTTTCAGTTTTCCTACCCTCCCCCAGATATTAGGTTATTGGGTATTATTCAGTTGGTTAATTGCCCTATCCCTAATTGATTTAGATACCTATACCCTCCCCAATGTTCTCACCCAGTCGGGGTTAGTCTTGGGTTTAGGGTTTCAACTCAGCCAGTCCCCATCCCCCAGTTACGGGTTAATGATGGGGATAATTGGGGCGGTGCTGGGATTATGGTTATTTGACATCATATCCTTTGTGGGAACTCTGGTCATGGGACAAACGGCTATGGGAGCCGGAGATAGTAAACTTGCGGCGATGATGGGGGCTTGGCTAGGGTGGAAATATTTACTCGTAGGCGGATTTATAGCTTGCTTATTCGGGGCTGTGGTGGGAGGAGGAGCGATCGCACTAGGTTTAATCAGTCGTCGCAATCCCATCCCCTTCGGCCCTTTTCTAGCCGTTGGTGCGGCTATTACTGCCCTCTGGGGGCATCAAATCCTCTCCACCTATCTAGGCTTATTTTTTCCCCTTGTCAATTGA
- a CDS encoding two-component transcriptional regulator has product MRILLVENEPDLGEAIKRILSQKAYIVDWVRDGIESWDYLENQWTQYTLVIFDWLLPGLSRIELCQKLRHQGSLIPILILTAKYTEADEIMGLDAGVDD; this is encoded by the coding sequence ATGAGAATTTTGTTGGTGGAAAATGAACCAGATTTAGGGGAAGCCATTAAACGAATATTAAGCCAAAAAGCCTATATTGTAGATTGGGTTCGGGATGGTATAGAATCTTGGGATTATTTGGAAAATCAATGGACACAGTACACTTTGGTTATTTTTGATTGGTTATTACCAGGCTTATCGAGAATTGAACTCTGCCAAAAGCTACGACACCAAGGCAGTTTGATTCCTATTCTAATTTTAACAGCAAAATATACCGAAGCCGATGAAATTATGGGGTTAGATGCTGGAGTGGATGATTAA
- a CDS encoding SpoIID/LytB domain protein — protein sequence MAKMILFSPPKVLSIFCFLILSPTPTNAQEQQPQAPDLNPTLKIGVVQHFGDKPTDKLILKAQPGDYLTLQFQTPQGNKQLQTESVLLKMGFEPLPEPEVEERVVLSTHRSYENAEEDAQKWRSLGLEVELAQPDRWQVWAKRSVYNTPLLRRWLIDSLQAQGHKLPRLETQVLTQKRTPYWTAAGYRYNRNELKITASENVIQVSQKPNDPEPLVYGGSLRLQPDAYGTYTLVNNVPLETYLRGVVPHEIGAWPPAASIEAQAVLARTYALQNLQRFEADNYHLCANTDCQVYKGLTEVYSTTDQAIEVTKGLVLTHNNNLTEAVYFSSSGGVTANYNDIWNGEPRPYLQGVIDAPNKIWDLSQQNLASEPNFRKFINLKTGFNETGELDFRWRGEATLEGIAVQLRSYLKRRNLPQANFKKVQKVEIVKRSPTGRVLKMIVTTDQGMLEIAKDEIQSAFLPPISTLFYIDPVYNPNKTLKGYVFVGGGFGHGVGMSQTGSYHLAKLGWSSEQILNFYFPGTQLQPLNPSMLSGN from the coding sequence ATGGCTAAGATGATATTATTTTCCCCTCCAAAAGTATTAAGTATATTCTGCTTTTTGATCCTCTCCCCCACTCCAACAAACGCTCAAGAACAACAACCCCAAGCTCCAGACCTCAACCCCACGTTAAAAATAGGTGTGGTACAACATTTTGGGGATAAACCCACCGATAAATTGATTCTCAAAGCCCAACCAGGAGATTACTTAACCCTGCAATTTCAGACGCCCCAAGGGAACAAACAACTCCAGACTGAGAGTGTGCTCCTGAAAATGGGATTTGAACCCCTCCCGGAACCGGAAGTCGAAGAAAGAGTGGTTTTGAGTACCCACCGCAGCTATGAAAATGCTGAAGAAGACGCTCAAAAATGGCGATCGCTGGGTTTAGAAGTGGAACTGGCCCAACCCGATCGCTGGCAAGTTTGGGCCAAACGCAGCGTTTACAATACCCCCCTATTGCGGCGGTGGTTAATTGATAGTTTACAGGCCCAAGGCCATAAACTGCCGCGCCTGGAAACTCAAGTTCTCACCCAAAAACGTACCCCCTATTGGACGGCGGCCGGATATCGCTACAACCGCAATGAATTGAAGATCACGGCCTCCGAGAATGTGATTCAAGTTAGTCAAAAACCCAATGATCCCGAACCTTTGGTTTATGGGGGAAGTTTGCGACTACAACCCGATGCCTACGGAACCTACACCCTGGTTAATAATGTGCCATTAGAGACCTATTTGCGGGGCGTCGTGCCACATGAAATTGGTGCTTGGCCTCCGGCAGCCTCCATCGAAGCCCAGGCGGTTCTAGCGCGAACCTACGCCTTGCAAAACCTGCAACGGTTTGAAGCGGACAATTATCATCTTTGTGCTAATACTGACTGTCAAGTTTATAAGGGGTTAACGGAAGTTTATTCGACTACAGATCAAGCTATTGAGGTGACTAAAGGTTTAGTTTTAACCCATAATAATAACTTGACGGAGGCGGTGTATTTTTCCAGCAGTGGGGGGGTCACGGCAAATTATAATGATATTTGGAATGGGGAACCCCGGCCCTATTTGCAAGGAGTAATTGACGCTCCGAATAAAATTTGGGATTTATCTCAACAAAATTTAGCTTCCGAACCTAATTTTAGAAAGTTTATCAATCTGAAAACCGGATTTAATGAAACCGGAGAACTTGATTTTCGTTGGCGAGGAGAAGCTACCTTAGAAGGGATTGCAGTACAATTGCGATCTTACTTAAAACGGCGCAATTTGCCTCAAGCTAATTTTAAGAAAGTTCAAAAGGTTGAGATTGTAAAGAGATCGCCAACTGGCCGAGTATTGAAAATGATAGTAACGACAGATCAAGGGATGTTAGAAATTGCTAAAGATGAAATTCAAAGTGCATTTTTACCCCCGATTAGCACTTTATTTTATATTGATCCGGTTTACAATCCCAATAAAACCCTTAAAGGTTATGTTTTTGTTGGCGGTGGTTTCGGACATGGAGTAGGAATGAGTCAGACAGGATCTTATCATCTGGCTAAATTGGGATGGTCAAGCGAACAAATTTTAAACTTTTACTTCCCAGGAACCCAACTCCAACCTTTAAATCCATCAATGCTGTCTGGGAATTAA